Proteins encoded by one window of Antechinus flavipes isolate AdamAnt ecotype Samford, QLD, Australia chromosome 4, AdamAnt_v2, whole genome shotgun sequence:
- the LOC127559043 gene encoding uncharacterized protein LOC127559043 isoform X37, whose translation MVLTQSSTPIMDKISQAQDSPQAMGTVNVGQVSLPAMDNMRQARGNPLTLGLVQVNLPGKDDMVLAQIVSQKVGEDTDKVQVQISPPAIGDMGQDQVNPLVMDNMGQGLVSPPTIVMDQAQVSLLAMVNMNQAQVSPLAMDNMDLAQGSLLAMAMGQGVSLPAMAIMDLVQVHLLAMAMGQGQVNLLTMDTMNLAPAVTQNVVEDQDITLVHISLLAIVTMDQAQVSPLGMANMDLAQVSPLAMATMDQAQVSPPVMANMDLAQVSPLAMANMDLAQVSPLAMANMSQAQVNLPAMVNMDLAQVSPPAVANMDLAQVSPPAMANMDLAQVSPPAMANMDLAQVSPLAMANMDLVQVSPLAMANMDLAQVSPLAMANMDLVQVSPLAMANMDLVQVSPLAMANMDLVQVSPPAVANMDLVQVSPLGMANMDLAQDSPLAMANMDLAQVSPLAMANMSQAQVNLPAMANMDLVQVSPLAMANMGQVPVVIQRIVDNKAIIQVHISLLAVVNLGLSMVSPLVVDLALVNPPAREDIDIVQVANPREVDDKDIVQVHIGPLAVEDLGPGMVSPLVVDMALVNPLAREDIDTIQVVSLRGVDDKSVVQVHIGPLAMDDIDLALVNHLTLHNMGLVQDSHLVRDSMDPAQVVSQEVVDSKDVVQVHVSPPAMDNASLAQVSPLIMGNKGPAMVSLLAVDLAQVISQ comes from the exons ATGGTTCTGACTCAGAGCAGTACTCCAATTATGGACAAAATCAGTCAAGCTCAGGACAGTCCTCAGGCCATGGGCACTGTGAATGTGGGTCAAGTCAGTCTTCCAGCCATGGACAATATGAGACAGGCTCGGGGCAATCCTCTAACTTTGGGTCTGGTTCAGGTCAATCTTCCAGGCAAAGACGACATGGTTCTAGCTCAAATAGTCAGTCAGAAAGTTGGGGAGGACACAGACAAAGTTCAAGTTCAAATCAGTCCTCCAGCCATAGGAGACATGGGTCAGGATCAGGTCAATCCTCTAGTTATGGACAACATGGGTCAAGGTCTGGTCAGTCCTCCCACTATAGTCATGGATCAGGCTCAGGTCAGTCTTCTGGCTATGGTCAACATGAATCAGGCTCAGGTGAGTCCTCTAGCTATGGACAACATGGATCTAGCTCAGGGCAGTCTTCTGGCTATGGCCATGGGTCAGGGGGTCAGTCTTCCAGCTATGGCCATCATGGATCTGGTTCAGGTCCATCTTCTGGCTATGGCCATGGGTCAGGGCCAGGTCAATCTTCTAACTATGGACACCATGAATCTGGCTCCAGCAGTCACTCAGAATGTTGTGGAGGATCAGGACATTACTCTAGTTCACATCAGTCTTCTGGCTATAGTCACCATGGATCAGGCTCAGGTCAGTCCTCTGGGTATGGCCAACATGGATCTAGCTCAGGTCAGTCCTCTGGCTATGGCCACCATGGATCAGGCTCAGGTCAGTCCTCCAGTTATGGCCAACATGGATCTAGCTCAGGTCAGTCCTCTGGCTATGGCCAACATGGATCTAGCTCAG GTCAGTCCTCTGGCTATGGCCAACATGAGTCAGGCTCAGGTCAATCTTCCAGCTATGGTCAACATGGATCTAGCTCAGGTCAGTCCTCCAGCTGTGGCCAACATGGATCTAGCTCAGGTCAGTCCTCCGGCTATGGCCAACATGGATCTAGCTCAGGTCAGTCCTCCGGCTATGGCCAACATGGATCTAGCTCAGGTCAGTCCTCTGGCTATGGCCAACATGGATCTAGTTCAGGTCAGTCCTCTGGCTATGGCCAACATGGATCTAGCTCAGGTCAGTCCTCTGGCTATGGCCAACATGGATCTAGTTCAG GTCAGTCCTCTGGCTATGGCCAACATGGATCTAGTTCAG GTCAGTCCTCTGGCTATGGCCAACATGGATCTAGTTCAG GTCAGTCCTCCAGCTGTGGCCAACATGGATCTAGTTCAGGTCAGTCCTCTGGGTATGGCCAACATGGATCTAGCTCAGGACAGTCCTCTGGCTATGGCCAACATGGATCTAGCTCAGGTCAGTCCTCTGGCTATGGCCAACATGAGTCAGGCTCAGGTCAATCTTCCAGCTATGGCCAACATGGATCTAGTTCAGGTCAGTCCTCTGGCTATGGCCAACATGGGTCAGGTTCCAGTGGTCATTCAGAGAATTGTGGACAACAAAGCTATAATTCAAGTTCACATCAGTCTTCTAGCTGTGGTCAATCTGGGTCTAAGTATGGTCAGTCCTCTAGTGGTGGATCTGGCTCTAGTCAATCCTCCAGCCAgagaagatatagatatagttcaGGTGGCCAATCCGAGAGAGGTGGACGACAAGGACATAGTTCAAGTTCACATCGGTCCTCTAGCTGTGGAGGATCTGGGTCCAGGTATGGTCAGTCCTCTGGTGGTGGATATGGCTCTAGTCAATCCTCTAGCCAGAGAAGATATAGATACAATTCAGGTGGTCAGTCTCAGAGGTGTGGACGACAAGAGCGTAGTTCAAGTTCACATCGGTCCTCTAGCTATGGACGACATAGATCTTGCTCTGGTGAATCATCTAACTCTGCACAACATGGGTCTGGTTCAAGACAGTCATCTAGTCAGAGACAGCATGGATCCAGCTCAAGTGGTCAGTCAGGAAGTTGTGGACAGCAAAGACGTGGTTCAAGTTCACGTCAGTCCTCCAGCTATGGACAATGCCAGTCTGGCTCAGGTCAGTCCTCTAATTATGGGCAACAAGGGTCCAGCTATGGTCAGTCTTCTAGCTGTGGATCTGGCTCAGGTGATCAGTCAGTAA
- the LOC127559043 gene encoding uncharacterized protein LOC127559043 isoform X49, whose amino-acid sequence MVLTQSSTPIMDKISQAQDSPQAMGTVNVGQVSLPAMDNMRQARGNPLTLGLVQVNLPGKDDMVLAQIVSQKVGEDTDKVQVQISPPAIGDMGQDQVNPLVMDNMGQGLVSPPTIVMDQAQVSLLAMVNMNQAQVSPLAMDNMDLAQGSLLAMAMGQGVSLPAMAIMDLVQVHLLAMAMGQGQVNLLTMDTMNLAPAVTQNVVEDQDITLVHISLLAIVTMDQAQVSPLGMANMDLAQVSPLAMATMDQAQVSPPVMANMDLAQVSPLAMANMDLAQVSPLAMANMSQAQVNLPAMVNMDLAQVSPPAVANMDLAQVSPPAMANMDLAQVSPPAMANMDLAQVSPLAMANMDLVQVSPLAMANMDLAQVSPLAMANMDLVQVSPPAVANMDLVQVSPLAMANMDLVQVSPLAMANMGQVPVVIQRIVDNKAIIQVHISLLAVVNLGLSMVSPLVVDLALVNPPAREDIDIVQVANPREVDDKDIVQVHIGPLAVEDLGPGMVSPLVVDMALVNPLAREDIDTIQVVSLRGVDDKSVVQVHIGPLAMDDIDLALVNHLTLHNMGLVQDSHLVRDSMDPAQVVSQEVVDSKDVVQVHVSPPAMDNASLAQVSPLIMGNKGPAMVSLLAVDLAQVISQ is encoded by the exons ATGGTTCTGACTCAGAGCAGTACTCCAATTATGGACAAAATCAGTCAAGCTCAGGACAGTCCTCAGGCCATGGGCACTGTGAATGTGGGTCAAGTCAGTCTTCCAGCCATGGACAATATGAGACAGGCTCGGGGCAATCCTCTAACTTTGGGTCTGGTTCAGGTCAATCTTCCAGGCAAAGACGACATGGTTCTAGCTCAAATAGTCAGTCAGAAAGTTGGGGAGGACACAGACAAAGTTCAAGTTCAAATCAGTCCTCCAGCCATAGGAGACATGGGTCAGGATCAGGTCAATCCTCTAGTTATGGACAACATGGGTCAAGGTCTGGTCAGTCCTCCCACTATAGTCATGGATCAGGCTCAGGTCAGTCTTCTGGCTATGGTCAACATGAATCAGGCTCAGGTGAGTCCTCTAGCTATGGACAACATGGATCTAGCTCAGGGCAGTCTTCTGGCTATGGCCATGGGTCAGGGGGTCAGTCTTCCAGCTATGGCCATCATGGATCTGGTTCAGGTCCATCTTCTGGCTATGGCCATGGGTCAGGGCCAGGTCAATCTTCTAACTATGGACACCATGAATCTGGCTCCAGCAGTCACTCAGAATGTTGTGGAGGATCAGGACATTACTCTAGTTCACATCAGTCTTCTGGCTATAGTCACCATGGATCAGGCTCAGGTCAGTCCTCTGGGTATGGCCAACATGGATCTAGCTCAGGTCAGTCCTCTGGCTATGGCCACCATGGATCAGGCTCAGGTCAGTCCTCCAGTTATGGCCAACATGGATCTAGCTCAGGTCAGTCCTCTGGCTATGGCCAACATGGATCTAGCTCAG GTCAGTCCTCTGGCTATGGCCAACATGAGTCAGGCTCAGGTCAATCTTCCAGCTATGGTCAACATGGATCTAGCTCAGGTCAGTCCTCCAGCTGTGGCCAACATGGATCTAGCTCAGGTCAGTCCTCCGGCTATGGCCAACATGGATCTAGCTCAGGTCAGTCCTCCGGCTATGGCCAACATGGATCTAGCTCAGGTCAGTCCTCTGGCTATGGCCAACATGGATCTAGTTCAGGTCAGTCCTCTGGCTATGGCCAACATGGATCTAGCTCAGGTCAGTCCTCTGGCTATGGCCAACATGGATCTAGTTCAG GTCAGTCCTCCAGCTGTGGCCAACATGGATCTAGTTCAGGTCAGTCCTCTGG CTATGGCCAACATGGATCTAGTTCAGGTCAGTCCTCTGGCTATGGCCAACATGGGTCAGGTTCCAGTGGTCATTCAGAGAATTGTGGACAACAAAGCTATAATTCAAGTTCACATCAGTCTTCTAGCTGTGGTCAATCTGGGTCTAAGTATGGTCAGTCCTCTAGTGGTGGATCTGGCTCTAGTCAATCCTCCAGCCAgagaagatatagatatagttcaGGTGGCCAATCCGAGAGAGGTGGACGACAAGGACATAGTTCAAGTTCACATCGGTCCTCTAGCTGTGGAGGATCTGGGTCCAGGTATGGTCAGTCCTCTGGTGGTGGATATGGCTCTAGTCAATCCTCTAGCCAGAGAAGATATAGATACAATTCAGGTGGTCAGTCTCAGAGGTGTGGACGACAAGAGCGTAGTTCAAGTTCACATCGGTCCTCTAGCTATGGACGACATAGATCTTGCTCTGGTGAATCATCTAACTCTGCACAACATGGGTCTGGTTCAAGACAGTCATCTAGTCAGAGACAGCATGGATCCAGCTCAAGTGGTCAGTCAGGAAGTTGTGGACAGCAAAGACGTGGTTCAAGTTCACGTCAGTCCTCCAGCTATGGACAATGCCAGTCTGGCTCAGGTCAGTCCTCTAATTATGGGCAACAAGGGTCCAGCTATGGTCAGTCTTCTAGCTGTGGATCTGGCTCAGGTGATCAGTCAGTAA
- the LOC127559043 gene encoding uncharacterized protein LOC127559043 isoform X50 translates to MVLTQSSTPIMDKISQAQDSPQAMGTVNVGQVSLPAMDNMRQARGNPLTLGLVQVNLPGKDDMVLAQIVSQKVGEDTDKVQVQISPPAIGDMGQDQVNPLVMDNMGQGLVSPPTIVMDQAQVSLLAMVNMNQAQVSPLAMDNMDLAQGSLLAMAMGQGVSLPAMAIMDLVQVHLLAMAMGQGQVNLLTMDTMNLAPAVTQNVVEDQDITLVHISLLAIVTMDQAQVSPLGMANMDLAQVSPLAMATMDQAQVSPPVMANMDLAQVSPLAMANMDLAQVSPLAMANMSQAQVNLPAMVNMDLAQVSPPAVANMDLAQVSPPAMANMDLAQVSPPAMANMDLAQVSPLAMANMDLVQVSPLAMANMDLAQVSPLAMANMSQAQVNLPAMANMDLVQVSPLAMANMGQVPVVIQRIVDNKAIIQVHISLLAVVNLGLSMVSPLVVDLALVNPPAREDIDIVQVANPREVDDKDIVQVHIGPLAVEDLGPGMVSPLVVDMALVNPLAREDIDTIQVVSLRGVDDKSVVQVHIGPLAMDDIDLALVNHLTLHNMGLVQDSHLVRDSMDPAQVVSQEVVDSKDVVQVHVSPPAMDNASLAQVSPLIMGNKGPAMVSLLAVDLAQVISQ, encoded by the exons ATGGTTCTGACTCAGAGCAGTACTCCAATTATGGACAAAATCAGTCAAGCTCAGGACAGTCCTCAGGCCATGGGCACTGTGAATGTGGGTCAAGTCAGTCTTCCAGCCATGGACAATATGAGACAGGCTCGGGGCAATCCTCTAACTTTGGGTCTGGTTCAGGTCAATCTTCCAGGCAAAGACGACATGGTTCTAGCTCAAATAGTCAGTCAGAAAGTTGGGGAGGACACAGACAAAGTTCAAGTTCAAATCAGTCCTCCAGCCATAGGAGACATGGGTCAGGATCAGGTCAATCCTCTAGTTATGGACAACATGGGTCAAGGTCTGGTCAGTCCTCCCACTATAGTCATGGATCAGGCTCAGGTCAGTCTTCTGGCTATGGTCAACATGAATCAGGCTCAGGTGAGTCCTCTAGCTATGGACAACATGGATCTAGCTCAGGGCAGTCTTCTGGCTATGGCCATGGGTCAGGGGGTCAGTCTTCCAGCTATGGCCATCATGGATCTGGTTCAGGTCCATCTTCTGGCTATGGCCATGGGTCAGGGCCAGGTCAATCTTCTAACTATGGACACCATGAATCTGGCTCCAGCAGTCACTCAGAATGTTGTGGAGGATCAGGACATTACTCTAGTTCACATCAGTCTTCTGGCTATAGTCACCATGGATCAGGCTCAGGTCAGTCCTCTGGGTATGGCCAACATGGATCTAGCTCAGGTCAGTCCTCTGGCTATGGCCACCATGGATCAGGCTCAGGTCAGTCCTCCAGTTATGGCCAACATGGATCTAGCTCAGGTCAGTCCTCTGGCTATGGCCAACATGGATCTAGCTCAG GTCAGTCCTCTGGCTATGGCCAACATGAGTCAGGCTCAGGTCAATCTTCCAGCTATGGTCAACATGGATCTAGCTCAGGTCAGTCCTCCAGCTGTGGCCAACATGGATCTAGCTCAGGTCAGTCCTCCGGCTATGGCCAACATGGATCTAGCTCAGGTCAGTCCTCCGGCTATGGCCAACATGGATCTAGCTCAGGTCAGTCCTCTGGCTATGGCCAACATGGATCTAGTTCAGGTCAGTCCTCTGGCTATGGCCAACATGGATCTAGCTCAG GTCAGTCCTCTGGCTATGGCCAACATGAGTCAGGCTCAGGTCAATCTTCCAGCTATGGCCAACATGGATCTAGTTCAGGTCAGTCCTCTGGCTATGGCCAACATGGGTCAGGTTCCAGTGGTCATTCAGAGAATTGTGGACAACAAAGCTATAATTCAAGTTCACATCAGTCTTCTAGCTGTGGTCAATCTGGGTCTAAGTATGGTCAGTCCTCTAGTGGTGGATCTGGCTCTAGTCAATCCTCCAGCCAgagaagatatagatatagttcaGGTGGCCAATCCGAGAGAGGTGGACGACAAGGACATAGTTCAAGTTCACATCGGTCCTCTAGCTGTGGAGGATCTGGGTCCAGGTATGGTCAGTCCTCTGGTGGTGGATATGGCTCTAGTCAATCCTCTAGCCAGAGAAGATATAGATACAATTCAGGTGGTCAGTCTCAGAGGTGTGGACGACAAGAGCGTAGTTCAAGTTCACATCGGTCCTCTAGCTATGGACGACATAGATCTTGCTCTGGTGAATCATCTAACTCTGCACAACATGGGTCTGGTTCAAGACAGTCATCTAGTCAGAGACAGCATGGATCCAGCTCAAGTGGTCAGTCAGGAAGTTGTGGACAGCAAAGACGTGGTTCAAGTTCACGTCAGTCCTCCAGCTATGGACAATGCCAGTCTGGCTCAGGTCAGTCCTCTAATTATGGGCAACAAGGGTCCAGCTATGGTCAGTCTTCTAGCTGTGGATCTGGCTCAGGTGATCAGTCAGTAA
- the LOC127559043 gene encoding uncharacterized protein LOC127559043 isoform X45, which produces MVLTQSSTPIMDKISQAQDSPQAMGTVNVGQVSLPAMDNMRQARGNPLTLGLVQVNLPGKDDMVLAQIVSQKVGEDTDKVQVQISPPAIGDMGQDQVNPLVMDNMGQGLVSPPTIVMDQAQVSLLAMVNMNQAQVSPLAMDNMDLAQGSLLAMAMGQGVSLPAMAIMDLVQVHLLAMAMGQGQVNLLTMDTMNLAPAVTQNVVEDQDITLVHISLLAIVTMDQAQVSPLGMANMDLAQVSPLAMATMDQAQVSPPVMANMDLAQVSPLAMANMDLAQVSPLAMANMSQAQVNLPAMVNMDLAQVSPPAVANMDLAQVSPPAMANMDLAQVSPPAMANMDLAQVSPLAMANMDLVQVSPLAMANMDLAQVSPLAMANMDLVQVSPPAVANMDLVQVSPLGMANMDLAQDSPLAMANMDLAQVSPLAMANMSQAQVNLPAMANMDLVQVSPLAMANMGQVPVVIQRIVDNKAIIQVHISLLAVVNLGLSMVSPLVVDLALVNPPAREDIDIVQVANPREVDDKDIVQVHIGPLAVEDLGPGMVSPLVVDMALVNPLAREDIDTIQVVSLRGVDDKSVVQVHIGPLAMDDIDLALVNHLTLHNMGLVQDSHLVRDSMDPAQVVSQEVVDSKDVVQVHVSPPAMDNASLAQVSPLIMGNKGPAMVSLLAVDLAQVISQ; this is translated from the exons ATGGTTCTGACTCAGAGCAGTACTCCAATTATGGACAAAATCAGTCAAGCTCAGGACAGTCCTCAGGCCATGGGCACTGTGAATGTGGGTCAAGTCAGTCTTCCAGCCATGGACAATATGAGACAGGCTCGGGGCAATCCTCTAACTTTGGGTCTGGTTCAGGTCAATCTTCCAGGCAAAGACGACATGGTTCTAGCTCAAATAGTCAGTCAGAAAGTTGGGGAGGACACAGACAAAGTTCAAGTTCAAATCAGTCCTCCAGCCATAGGAGACATGGGTCAGGATCAGGTCAATCCTCTAGTTATGGACAACATGGGTCAAGGTCTGGTCAGTCCTCCCACTATAGTCATGGATCAGGCTCAGGTCAGTCTTCTGGCTATGGTCAACATGAATCAGGCTCAGGTGAGTCCTCTAGCTATGGACAACATGGATCTAGCTCAGGGCAGTCTTCTGGCTATGGCCATGGGTCAGGGGGTCAGTCTTCCAGCTATGGCCATCATGGATCTGGTTCAGGTCCATCTTCTGGCTATGGCCATGGGTCAGGGCCAGGTCAATCTTCTAACTATGGACACCATGAATCTGGCTCCAGCAGTCACTCAGAATGTTGTGGAGGATCAGGACATTACTCTAGTTCACATCAGTCTTCTGGCTATAGTCACCATGGATCAGGCTCAGGTCAGTCCTCTGGGTATGGCCAACATGGATCTAGCTCAGGTCAGTCCTCTGGCTATGGCCACCATGGATCAGGCTCAGGTCAGTCCTCCAGTTATGGCCAACATGGATCTAGCTCAGGTCAGTCCTCTGGCTATGGCCAACATGGATCTAGCTCAG GTCAGTCCTCTGGCTATGGCCAACATGAGTCAGGCTCAGGTCAATCTTCCAGCTATGGTCAACATGGATCTAGCTCAGGTCAGTCCTCCAGCTGTGGCCAACATGGATCTAGCTCAGGTCAGTCCTCCGGCTATGGCCAACATGGATCTAGCTCAGGTCAGTCCTCCGGCTATGGCCAACATGGATCTAGCTCAGGTCAGTCCTCTGGCTATGGCCAACATGGATCTAGTTCAGGTCAGTCCTCTGGCTATGGCCAACATGGATCTAGCTCAGGTCAGTCCTCTGGCTATGGCCAACATGGATCTAGTTCAG GTCAGTCCTCCAGCTGTGGCCAACATGGATCTAGTTCAGGTCAGTCCTCTGGGTATGGCCAACATGGATCTAGCTCAGGACAGTCCTCTGGCTATGGCCAACATGGATCTAGCTCAGGTCAGTCCTCTGGCTATGGCCAACATGAGTCAGGCTCAGGTCAATCTTCCAGCTATGGCCAACATGGATCTAGTTCAGGTCAGTCCTCTGGCTATGGCCAACATGGGTCAGGTTCCAGTGGTCATTCAGAGAATTGTGGACAACAAAGCTATAATTCAAGTTCACATCAGTCTTCTAGCTGTGGTCAATCTGGGTCTAAGTATGGTCAGTCCTCTAGTGGTGGATCTGGCTCTAGTCAATCCTCCAGCCAgagaagatatagatatagttcaGGTGGCCAATCCGAGAGAGGTGGACGACAAGGACATAGTTCAAGTTCACATCGGTCCTCTAGCTGTGGAGGATCTGGGTCCAGGTATGGTCAGTCCTCTGGTGGTGGATATGGCTCTAGTCAATCCTCTAGCCAGAGAAGATATAGATACAATTCAGGTGGTCAGTCTCAGAGGTGTGGACGACAAGAGCGTAGTTCAAGTTCACATCGGTCCTCTAGCTATGGACGACATAGATCTTGCTCTGGTGAATCATCTAACTCTGCACAACATGGGTCTGGTTCAAGACAGTCATCTAGTCAGAGACAGCATGGATCCAGCTCAAGTGGTCAGTCAGGAAGTTGTGGACAGCAAAGACGTGGTTCAAGTTCACGTCAGTCCTCCAGCTATGGACAATGCCAGTCTGGCTCAGGTCAGTCCTCTAATTATGGGCAACAAGGGTCCAGCTATGGTCAGTCTTCTAGCTGTGGATCTGGCTCAGGTGATCAGTCAGTAA
- the LOC127559043 gene encoding uncharacterized protein LOC127559043 isoform X16 yields MVLTQSSTPIMDKISQAQDSPQAMGTVNVGQVSLPAMDNMRQARGNPLTLGLVQVNLPGKDDMVLAQIVSQKVGEDTDKVQVQISPPAIGDMGQDQVNPLVMDNMGQGLVSPPTIVMDQAQVSLLAMVNMNQAQVSPLAMDNMDLAQGSLLAMAMGQGVSLPAMAIMDLVQVHLLAMAMGQGQVNLLTMDTMNLAPAVTQNVVEDQDITLVHISLLAIVTMDQAQVSPLGMANMDLAQVSPLAMATMDQAQVSPPVMANMDLAQVSPLAMANMDLAQVSPLAMANMSQAQVNLPAMVNMDLAQVSPPAVANMDLAQVSPPAMANMDLAQVSPPAMANMDLAQVSPLAMANMDLVQVSPLAMANMDLVQVSPLAMANMDLVQVSPPATANMDLAQVSPLGMANMDLVQVSPLAMANMDLVQVSPLAMANMDLAQVSPLAMANMDLVQVSPPAVANMDLVQVSPLGMANMDLAQDSPLAMANMDLAQVSPLAMANMSQAQVNLPAMANMDLVQVSPLAMANMGQVPVVIQRIVDNKAIIQVHISLLAVVNLGLSMVSPLVVDLALVNPPAREDIDIVQVANPREVDDKDIVQVHIGPLAVEDLGPGMVSPLVVDMALVNPLAREDIDTIQVVSLRGVDDKSVVQVHIGPLAMDDIDLALVNHLTLHNMGLVQDSHLVRDSMDPAQVVSQEVVDSKDVVQVHVSPPAMDNASLAQVSPLIMGNKGPAMVSLLAVDLAQVISQ; encoded by the exons ATGGTTCTGACTCAGAGCAGTACTCCAATTATGGACAAAATCAGTCAAGCTCAGGACAGTCCTCAGGCCATGGGCACTGTGAATGTGGGTCAAGTCAGTCTTCCAGCCATGGACAATATGAGACAGGCTCGGGGCAATCCTCTAACTTTGGGTCTGGTTCAGGTCAATCTTCCAGGCAAAGACGACATGGTTCTAGCTCAAATAGTCAGTCAGAAAGTTGGGGAGGACACAGACAAAGTTCAAGTTCAAATCAGTCCTCCAGCCATAGGAGACATGGGTCAGGATCAGGTCAATCCTCTAGTTATGGACAACATGGGTCAAGGTCTGGTCAGTCCTCCCACTATAGTCATGGATCAGGCTCAGGTCAGTCTTCTGGCTATGGTCAACATGAATCAGGCTCAGGTGAGTCCTCTAGCTATGGACAACATGGATCTAGCTCAGGGCAGTCTTCTGGCTATGGCCATGGGTCAGGGGGTCAGTCTTCCAGCTATGGCCATCATGGATCTGGTTCAGGTCCATCTTCTGGCTATGGCCATGGGTCAGGGCCAGGTCAATCTTCTAACTATGGACACCATGAATCTGGCTCCAGCAGTCACTCAGAATGTTGTGGAGGATCAGGACATTACTCTAGTTCACATCAGTCTTCTGGCTATAGTCACCATGGATCAGGCTCAGGTCAGTCCTCTGGGTATGGCCAACATGGATCTAGCTCAGGTCAGTCCTCTGGCTATGGCCACCATGGATCAGGCTCAGGTCAGTCCTCCAGTTATGGCCAACATGGATCTAGCTCAGGTCAGTCCTCTGGCTATGGCCAACATGGATCTAGCTCAG GTCAGTCCTCTGGCTATGGCCAACATGAGTCAGGCTCAGGTCAATCTTCCAGCTATGGTCAACATGGATCTAGCTCAGGTCAGTCCTCCAGCTGTGGCCAACATGGATCTAGCTCAGGTCAGTCCTCCGGCTATGGCCAACATGGATCTAGCTCAGGTCAGTCCTCCGGCTATGGCCAACATGGATCTAGCTCAGGTCAGTCCTCTGGCTATGGCCAACATGGATCTAGTTCAG GTCAGTCCTCTGGCTATGGCCAACATGGATCTAGTTCAG GTCAGTCCTCTGGCTATGGCCAACATGGATCTAGTTCAGGTCAGTCCTCCAGCTACGGCCAACATGGATCTAGCTCAGGTCAGTCCTCTGGGTATGGCCAACATGGATCTAGTTCAGGTCAGTCCTCTGGCTATGGCCAACATGGATCTAGTTCAGGTCAGTCCTCTGGCTATGGCCAACATGGATCTAGCTCAGGTCAGTCCTCTGGCTATGGCCAACATGGATCTAGTTCAG GTCAGTCCTCCAGCTGTGGCCAACATGGATCTAGTTCAGGTCAGTCCTCTGGGTATGGCCAACATGGATCTAGCTCAGGACAGTCCTCTGGCTATGGCCAACATGGATCTAGCTCAGGTCAGTCCTCTGGCTATGGCCAACATGAGTCAGGCTCAGGTCAATCTTCCAGCTATGGCCAACATGGATCTAGTTCAGGTCAGTCCTCTGGCTATGGCCAACATGGGTCAGGTTCCAGTGGTCATTCAGAGAATTGTGGACAACAAAGCTATAATTCAAGTTCACATCAGTCTTCTAGCTGTGGTCAATCTGGGTCTAAGTATGGTCAGTCCTCTAGTGGTGGATCTGGCTCTAGTCAATCCTCCAGCCAgagaagatatagatatagttcaGGTGGCCAATCCGAGAGAGGTGGACGACAAGGACATAGTTCAAGTTCACATCGGTCCTCTAGCTGTGGAGGATCTGGGTCCAGGTATGGTCAGTCCTCTGGTGGTGGATATGGCTCTAGTCAATCCTCTAGCCAGAGAAGATATAGATACAATTCAGGTGGTCAGTCTCAGAGGTGTGGACGACAAGAGCGTAGTTCAAGTTCACATCGGTCCTCTAGCTATGGACGACATAGATCTTGCTCTGGTGAATCATCTAACTCTGCACAACATGGGTCTGGTTCAAGACAGTCATCTAGTCAGAGACAGCATGGATCCAGCTCAAGTGGTCAGTCAGGAAGTTGTGGACAGCAAAGACGTGGTTCAAGTTCACGTCAGTCCTCCAGCTATGGACAATGCCAGTCTGGCTCAGGTCAGTCCTCTAATTATGGGCAACAAGGGTCCAGCTATGGTCAGTCTTCTAGCTGTGGATCTGGCTCAGGTGATCAGTCAGTAA